From the genome of Candidatus Effluviviaceae Genus I sp.:
CCGTCCGGACGACGCCCCGCAGCTCGTCGAGCGAGCGCGCAGGCGCGGCCGTGCCCGGCCGGCCGCCCCGCGTCCTTGCCGCGCCGATGCCCGATAGCCTCTCCCTGAACGCGTCACTCATGCCGTCATGCTCCGGGCGTCATCCCTTCCCGAGGAACTCCGCCCCCATCACGATGACCCACTCGACCTGGACCGCGAGGAACACGGCGAGCGCGGCCGCCATGGACCTTCGCCGCCTCAGGCGCGCCGTCGCGTCCCCGAGCGCCCGCGCGTTCATCCCTCCCAACTGCGCGAGGAGCACCGCGCCGGGGATCGCGAGAAGCGGCACGACCGGCAGGTGGTACGTCGGATGCGAGAACGAGATCCAGTAGGGGATCGCGTACCCCGCGACGATCCAGAGGATGGTCGCGCGGATGACCCGCCCGGTCCCGAGGCCCCTCGGCGCGTGGAACGCCACGAGCGACAGCGCCATGAGGGCGATGTAGAAGAGCGCATCGAGCGCGATCACGGACAGCCCGAGCGCTCGCGGAAGCCCGTGGAGCTTGGTGAGCACCATGCCCGCGTAGGTGTCGAACGCGAAGTACGCCCTGATCCTGCTGAGCGTGCGCCCGGCGAAGAGCCCCGGCCGCGCCTCGATGTGCTCGACGGCCAGCCGCCGATACTCGGCGTCCTCCTTCGCCGGAGGGAGCGCGCGGATCCTCGCGTCCTCGGCCGCGAAGCCGTCCGGGACCGCGCCGACTTCGTCGTGCGACCCGAGCCACCACGTCCTGTAGAGCGGGGTCCACTCGTTGTTGCCCAGGTAGAGGTTCCGCGAGGTCGCGCAGTTGACGAAGATGAGGTCACCGGTCATCGCCCGCGCCTTGACGATCCACGGGGCGACCACCGCCGCCGCCACGCCGAGCGCCACGAGCCCGCCCCGCACGGAGCGCCACCGCACGGCGATGAACACCGGCACGCCGACCGCGAGAAGGAGCGCCGACGGCCGCGTGAGCACCGCCACGCCGAGCGCTCCGCCGATCGCTGCCGGAATGGACAGCGAGCGCCGCCCCCGCATCACGAGCGCGAGCAGCGCGACGAGCAGCACGCACGCGGCCACTGGGAGCTGCGCGAGCGGGATGACGGAGTGGTAGATGAACGTCGGGTAGAGCGCGAAGACCCACAGCGCGATGTTGGCCGGCCGCCGGCCGCCGATCCGCATGACGAGCGCGAAGAGCACCGCCGAGAACGCGAGGTACCACGGCACCATCGCCGCCATCGCGACGACCTGCCCGCGGCCGAAGACCGAGTGGAAGAGCGCAAGGTAGTACGGAAGCCCCGGCGGCCAGTCCGGCGTGAACCGGACGCGGTCGAGGAGCTGCCCCGCCATCACGAAGTACGATCGCTCGTCACCGACGAACGGAAACCTGTGCAGGACGGCGATCGCCGCGACGCGGAGCGCAAGCCCGACGGCGACGGCCGCCGCCGTCGCCCGCCGCCTGGAAAGCGCCTTCGCCGGCCCGGACGTCCAGGCGGTCATCGGGCGACTCCCCGCGCCTCCGGCGTCGCCCATCCGGCCGCCCGCACACCGAGCCCGGGTTCGCCCGGGAGGGTCATCCTCCCCCGCTCGATCCGCACTCCGACGAACGGGTCGCGCTCGAGGAGCAATCCGCTGTCGAGGTCCGCGTAGTCCATGAGCGGAGAGATGTGCGCCGCCGCCGTGATGGCGAGCGAGCTCTCCATCATGCATCCGATCATCGTCTTCATGCCCCGAGCCTTCGCCTCGCGCGCCATCCGCGTCGCCTCGACGAGCCCGCCGCACTTCATGAGCTTGATGACGATGCCGTCCACCGCGCCATCGAGCGCCGGGATCCGCGCGCTCGTCGGACAGGACTCGTCCGCGAAGACCGGCACCGTCGTCCTCTCGCGCACGAACCGGAGCCCCTCGATGTCGTCCGCCGCGACGGGCTGCTCGACGAACTCCACGCCGATCTCCGCGAGCGCGGCCATCTTGCGCACGGCCTCGTCGCGCGTCCAGCCGCAGTTGGCGTCCACCGTCGCGGCTCCGCCGGTCGCCTCCTTGATGCGCGCGACCACCGACGGGTCCGTGGCAGCGTCGAGCTTCACCTTGTACATCGGGAACCCAGGGAACTCGAGGGCCTTCGCGACCATGGCGTCCGGCTCGTCGAGACCGATGCTGAGGGTCGTCGTGGGCGCCCGGCCGGGATCAAGCTCGAAGAGGCGGCAGAGGGGCACCCCGTAGCGCTTCGCCGCCATGTCGTGCGCGGCGATCTCGAGCGCGGCGCGCGCCGCCGGGTCGCTCGTCCCGCCCCTTGACGTGAGCGCGGACATGAGCTCCGACTCGTGCGCGCACCCCTCGACCAGCCGGCGCGACCGTGCAAGGAACGCAGTGACGGTCGCCGTGTCCTCGCCGTAGAAGCGCGACGGCGCGGCCT
Proteins encoded in this window:
- a CDS encoding glycosyltransferase family 39 protein, translating into MTAWTSGPAKALSRRRATAAAVAVGLALRVAAIAVLHRFPFVGDERSYFVMAGQLLDRVRFTPDWPPGLPYYLALFHSVFGRGQVVAMAAMVPWYLAFSAVLFALVMRIGGRRPANIALWVFALYPTFIYHSVIPLAQLPVAACVLLVALLALVMRGRRSLSIPAAIGGALGVAVLTRPSALLLAVGVPVFIAVRWRSVRGGLVALGVAAAVVAPWIVKARAMTGDLIFVNCATSRNLYLGNNEWTPLYRTWWLGSHDEVGAVPDGFAAEDARIRALPPAKEDAEYRRLAVEHIEARPGLFAGRTLSRIRAYFAFDTYAGMVLTKLHGLPRALGLSVIALDALFYIALMALSLVAFHAPRGLGTGRVIRATILWIVAGYAIPYWISFSHPTYHLPVVPLLAIPGAVLLAQLGGMNARALGDATARLRRRRSMAAALAVFLAVQVEWVIVMGAEFLGKG